Proteins encoded together in one Entomobacter blattae window:
- the purQ gene encoding phosphoribosylformylglycinamidine synthase subunit PurQ codes for MKSGIVIFPGTNRERDMAIALKKVSGQDPVMLWHRQTSLPDLDLLVLPGGFSYGDYLRCGAMAAHSPIMREIKAFIEKGGYVLGVCNGFQILTEAQLLPGALLRNRSLRFISSDGYLRVERNDTAFTSQWEKKAVFRTVMAHGDGNYVASSETLSRLEGEGRVLFRYVNAEGVMNQDDCFANPNGSAHAIAGVLSANFRVCGMMPHPEDLVDPLMGGEDGKPLFASLVEQFTG; via the coding sequence GCCTTAAAAAAAGTTTCCGGTCAGGATCCTGTCATGCTCTGGCACCGGCAAACCTCATTGCCTGATCTGGATCTTCTGGTTTTACCAGGAGGCTTTAGCTATGGGGATTATTTGCGCTGTGGTGCTATGGCCGCTCACTCTCCTATTATGCGTGAGATTAAGGCTTTCATCGAAAAAGGCGGCTATGTGCTTGGGGTTTGCAATGGTTTTCAGATCTTAACGGAAGCCCAGCTTCTGCCAGGTGCCCTTTTACGTAACCGGAGCTTACGCTTTATTTCCAGTGATGGATATTTGCGCGTCGAACGTAACGATACGGCCTTTACCAGCCAATGGGAAAAGAAGGCGGTCTTTCGTACAGTTATGGCACATGGAGATGGCAATTATGTTGCCTCTTCTGAGACGCTCTCCAGGCTTGAGGGAGAGGGGAGAGTGCTTTTTCGTTATGTCAATGCAGAAGGCGTTATGAACCAAGATGACTGCTTCGCCAACCCGAATGGGAGCGCGCATGCCATAGCTGGGGTTTTAAGTGCAAATTTTCGGGTTTGTGGCATGATGCCTCATCCTGAAGATTTGGTTGACCCCCTGATGGGTGGAGAGGACGGCAAACCCCTTTTTGCCAGTTTGGTCGAGCAGTTTACAGGTTAA